The region TCGATGCGGCGGAAGCGGTCTTCGCCGATGCCGTCGCGCAGCAGCGCCTGGCGGGTGGCCTCGGCGCGTCCGGCGGAGAGCGACCAGTTGTTGCCCACGGTGCCGGGCAGGAAGGGCAGGGCATCGGTATGGCCGCGAATGGTGAGCCCGCCGCCGTCGGGCGCGACGGCCTGCGCGATCGCGCCGAGCAGTTCGGCAGCATCGGGGGTGAGCACGGTGGTGCCAAGGCGGAACATCGAGAAGTCTGCATCGTCGACGAGGTCGATGCGCACGCCTTGCGTGGTGTCGACCAGCCGCACCTGCTTGGCGAGACGGCGCAGCCGCTCGCTCGAACGCAGCTTTTCCTCGAGCGACTGCTTGGCGCGCGCGGTGCGCTTGACCTTCGAGCCGCCCTCCTTGGCACCGCCTGTGGTGTCGCGAGGGATGGTCAGCGTCTTGGTGCCGGTCTGGCCCATGGCGTGCGGGTAGTTGTCGGCATCGGTGATCGAGGAGCCGCCGAGGAGTCCGCCCGCCGAACCCGCCGACTTGTTGCGCGTCTGGACCAGCGTCGGGGTGAAGTAGTCGGCAATGCCCTTGCGTTGCTTCTCGGTAGTGGCGCCCAGGATCCACAGCAGCAGGAAGAAGGCCATCATCGCGGTGACGAAGTCGGCATAGGCCACCTTCCAGGCACCGCCGTGGTGGCCGCCCTCGACCACCGTCACCTTCTTGACGATGATCGGCGGGAGCGGCTCGTCCTTCTTCTTGGCCACGCCTAGCGGCCCCGCATCGCGTCAAGCAGCTCGGAGAGGCCGGGGCGGAAGGCGTGGCCGAGGCCCGAGCGCGCGCTCTCGACCACCAGCGGCTGAGGCCAGCCGTGGAGGCTGGCGATGATCACCTGCTTGACGCAGTGGAAGATCATCTCGTCCTGGTCGTTGATTTGCTTGAGCCGCCCGGCCATCGGCGCGACGATGCCGTAGGCGAGCAGCACGCCCATGAAGGTGCCGACCAGCGCCGAGCCGATCATCTCGCCCAGTACCGAGGGGGGCTCGTCGATCGAGCCCATCGTCTTCACTACGCCCAGCACGGCGGCGACGATGCCCAGGGCGGGCAGCGCGTCGGCGAGATTCTGGATCGCGTGCTGGGGCTCGTGGAATTCGTGGAAGTGAGTCTTCATCGCGTTGTCCATAACGTCCTCGACGGCATGGACCTCGAGCGTGCCCGAGGAGACCACGATCAGCGTGAGCGTGTCGCAGATCAGGCCGGTCAGCGCGTGGTTGGCGAGGATGCGCGGGAATTCGGCGAAGAGCGAGGAGGAGGCGGGCTCGTTGACGTGGCTCTCGAGCGCCACCGGGCCTTCGGAGCGCAGGATCTTCATCAGCCGGGTGGTGAGGATGATCGCGTCGATGTGGTCCTGCTTGTTGTGGGTGGGGCCCTTGAACACCTTGGCCATCCCTGCGCCGAGCGCTTTCAGCTCGTGCATCGAATTGCCGGTGACGACCGCGCCCACCGCCGCGCCGCCGATGATCAACATCTCGTGCGGGATCGCGTGCATGACCGGCCCGAGCGCACCGCCGGTCATGGCGAAGCCGCCGAAGACCATCACCAGCAGGATGACGACGCCGATGATCGCGAACATCTCTTCTCGGTTCCTTGTCGAGGTCCGGGCGCGGGGCGGCCCGGGGATCGCCGCTCAGCGCAACTGGTCGAACAGGCTGAGCCCGGCGAGCTTGGTGAAGCTGGCCTGGCTCGCCTCGAGCACGGTGAGGGTTTCCTGCAGGGTGGCGATGGTCAGCGCGAGATCGGTGTCGCCGATCTCGGCCTCCTCGGCCGAGCGCAGTTCCTGCAGGTCGATGCGGCGCTGGTCGGTGATGTCGATCCACACGAGCCGGGTGCCGACCACGGTCTGCGCAGTGGTCACCGTGTCGAGCCCGGACTGCAGCGAAGCGAGTGCGTCGCGCGCGGCCCCGGCGGGATCGGCGGCGGCACCCTTCAGCGCATCGGCGAGCGTCTTGACCACGGCCATGGCGTCGGTCGCACTGCCGCCGCCGTCGGTGAAGGCGAAAGCCTGCGGCCCGGTGATTGCGCGCGGCACGCTCTGTCCTTCGCCCAGCGGCAGGCTGCCGGTGGCATTGGTGCCGACGTAGAGCGCATTGCCGCTGCCATCGAGCGCATAGGCATCGCCCCCGGTCTCGCCGCCGAACAGCGCATGGCCGTTGGAATCGCGCGCATTGGCGAGCGAGAACAGGGTCGCGTGGATCTGCGCCAGTTCCTCGCCGATGGCCTTGCGCTGGGTGTCGTTGAGCGTCGCGCTGGCGGCCTGCGTCGCTAGTTCCTGCGCGCGCACCAGTGCATCGCCGATGTCGCTCAGCGCCGCGTCGGCCAGGGTCAGGTCGGCGCTGGCGCGGTCGGCATTGGCGGTATCGATCGCCGAGAGCGCCTCGAGCCGGGCCAATCCGCGCAGCCGCGAGGCGGCGACCGGGTTGTCCGAGGAGCGGGTCAGGCGCTGGCCCGAGCCGAGCTGTTTCTGCAGGTTCTCGGCATGCGAGCGCAGCGTCTTCATGTCGCCGCGCGCCCTTTCGTAGAAGGCGCTGGTGCTGGTGGAGAGGATCGGCACGGGGGAAACCTCAGCGGATGGCCAGGATGGAATCGAAGATGTCCGAGGCCACCTGGATGACCCGGCCATTGGCCTGGAAGGCCTGCTGGAAACGCACGAGGTTGACCGCCTCCTGGTCGAGATCGACCCCCGCCTGCGCCTGAAGCGCGACGCGCGCGGTGCTGGCGATCGATTCGAGCGCATCGCGGGTGACCTGCCTTGCCGCGACCGCGCTCGAGACCTCGAACAGCACGCCGTCGATGGCGCCGGCCGGATTGGCCGCGGCGATCGCCGCGCGCAGGGCGACGAGGTTGGCGGTGTCGCGGCTGTTCGCCCCGGCGCCCGCGGGGGCGGTCGCGATGGCGTTGCCGCTGGTCGCGACGAGCGCGATGTCACTGGCACCCGTGCCCGAGAACAGCGGCTGGCCCGCATTGCCGGCAAGGTCGACGCCGCCTGTCTGCACGGTGTTGATCGTGGTGACGAGATCGCCAGCGATGGCATCGAGCCCCGCGCGCGAACTCGCGAGCTGGGCGAGCGCCTGTCCCTTGCCCGCAAGCGCGCCCGAGCTCACGGCAAGGGCATTGCCGTCGAGCGTGAACGAGACGGTTCCGTCGGCAGCCTTAGCCATCGCGAGGGTGCCCGAAGCGCCGCCATCGACGAGCGCCGGGCCCGCCGAACCGCCGAGCTTCACGGTGACGACCCCGGTATCGGCGGCAAAGCCGGTCGAGACGTCGGCATGTCGGGAGAGATCCTGAAGCAGCTTGTCACGCTGATCGAACAGCGCGGTCTGGTCGCTCGAGAGGTCGGCGCTGCGGGTCAGGCGCAGGTTTACGCGTGCCAGTTCGGCGGCGATGCGGTTGACTTCGTCGACCCCGTCCTGCGCCTCGAAGCGCAGGCCTTCGCCTACCGCGTCGAGGCTCTGCGCGGTGACGTTGAAGGTCTGTGCGACATTGCGGCTCTTCTCGAGCGCAGCTGCGCGCAGCGAGCCGTCGGTGGGATCGGAGAGCAGCTGCTGGAAGGCGGCCTCGAGGTCGACGATGCTGGTGTAGATGCCGGTCTGCTCGATTGCCGCCTCGACGTTCTCCAGACCCTGCAGTTCGGCATTGGCACGTGCGGCGTCGGCGCCGGTGCGGCGCACTTCGGACTGGCGGAACAGGTCGGCATTGCGCACCACCCCGGTGACGTGGACGCCCGCGAGGTTGATTGCGCTCGGAACCGTCGAGACCGAACTGACCGCGATCTCGGTGAGCGAGGCCGAGCGGCGCACGTAGCCTTCGGAAGAGGCGTTGGCGATGTTGTTGGCGGTCACGTCGAGCGCGACCCGCGCGGCGCGGGTGCCGCTGCGCGCAATCGAGATGAGGTCGGAAGACATCGCTCAGCCTTCCTTCTGCTCGGATGCGGGAACGAAGCGCGCCAGTTGCGCCTCGATCGCGCTGGCAAGACCGAAAGCCCCGCTGCGCGCCGCCACGTCGGCAAACTGTTCGTCGCGCATCTGGCGGAAGGTCTCGATTGCCTGTCCCGAAAACGGTCCCTCGGGGGCGAAGCTGGTCTGGCGCGCGGCGGCGAGCATCTGGCGCACGAAGATCGCTTCGAACTGCTGCGCGGCGGCGTGCAACTGCATGCCTTCGGTGGCCTGCGGAGAGGTCATGCCGCTGCCCGGCGCGAGCGCGAGCGCGGCAGGAACGCTCGCAGGGGAGAGAGGCGCGAGGCTCATATGATCACCATTTCGGCCTTGAGCGCACCGGCCTGCTTGAGCGCCTCGAGGATCGCGACGAGGTCGGACGGGGTCACGCCCAGCATGTTGAGCGCATCGACCACTTGCGCCAGCGAAGCGCCCGGCTCGAACAGCGCGACCGCGCGGCTTTCTTCCTCGGTGGAGATGGTGGAACTTTGTTCAAGGGCGGTCTGGCCCTGGCTCAGGGGGGCGGGCTGGACGACCATCGGCGCCTCGTCGACGCGTACCGTAAGCTTGCCGTGGCTGATCGCGGCGGGCGAGAGGCGCACGGCTGAATTGATCACCACCGTGCCGGTGCGCGAGTTGACGATGACTTTTGCGGCGGTCTCGGCAGGGGCGACCTCGATCATCTCGATCGCGGCCATCATGCTCGCGCGCGCGTCGCTCGCGACCGGCAGGGTCAGCGCGAGGGTCACGCCATCCTCGACCGTGGCGGTGCCCGGAATGCGCCGGTTGATCGCGTCGCGGATGCGCGAGGCAGTGAGAAAGTCGGCATTGAACAGGTTCCAGCGCAGCGTCGGCGCATGGTCGAAACCGGTCGCCACCGCGCGTTCGACCGAGGCGCCGTCGGCGATGCGCCCGACGGTGGGCACGTTGACGGTGAGGTTGGAGCCGTCGTTGGCCGAGATGCCGAGCCCGCCGACCGCGAGGTTGCCCTGGGCCATGGCATAGATCTGCCCGTCCGCGCCGTAGAGTGGCGAGAGGATCAGCGCCCCGCCGCGCAGCGACTTGGCCTTGCCGATGGTCGAGACGGTGACGTCAATGCGCTGGCCCGGCTTGGCGAAGGCGGGCAGCTCGGCGGTGACCATGACCGCGGCCGCGTTCTTCAGCCCCGGCGAGATCCCGGCGGGAAGCGTCAGCCCCATGCGCCCCGAAACGCCCTTCATCGCTTGGGTGAGGTATTCGAGATTGTCGTCGCCGGTACCGGGCAGGCCGACGACGACGCCGTATCCGGTCAGCTGGTTCGAGCGCACGCCCTGGAACTGGCCGAGGTCGCGCACCCGCTCGGCGCGGGCGGGCGCGGGCAGGGCGAGCGAGAGCGCGGTCAGCGCCGCCACCAGCGCGGCGACGAGCAGCGAGGCGGCGCGGTAGAGCCACGCGGCGAGCGGGAGGCGGCTGCGCGGTTCCATCAGAACGGCGAGATCATGTTGAAGAAGCGGCCAAGCCAGCCTTGCCTGCTGGCTCGCTGGAGCGCGCCATTGCCCGAGTACTCGACATGGGCGTCGGCGACGCGGGTCGAGGGCACGACATTGTCGGCGTCGATGTCGGCGAGGCGCACGATCCCCGAAAAGCGGATCCATTCGTCGCCCTGGCTGAGCAGCATTGTCTTTTCTCCCCTGACGAGCGCGGTGCCGTTGCTGCGCACTTCGGCGATGGTGACGGAAAGCGTCGAGGCGAGCGCGCTGGTCTGCGCCGCGCTTCCCTGACCATTGAACGACGAGGACGAGCTTGCGTTAAGGGCATTGGGGTTGAGGAACGAGAGCAGCCCGGCACTCGGCGGCACGATGCCGCCCGCGCCGCCCTTCTGGCTTTTCGAATTGACCGACTTGGAGGCGCTGGTCGTCTCGACGAGCGCGATGGTCACCGGATCGCCCACCGCGCCCGCGCGGGTGCCGCGATAGAGCGGGGCGTAGCCTGCCGCTGCCGCGAAGATGCTGCCGCTGGCCGGTGCAGCGCCCGGATCGGCGGGACGCACCGGCAGGCTGGGCTCGAAGCTGCTCGGCTTCGGCTCCTTCTTGCGCGCCTGTGCCGGGCTGGCGGCGAGCGCGAAGGCGAGGACCATGGCCAGAAGGCTGGCGAGACACCCGGCGACGACAGGGGATCGTGCCGGATGCCTCGCCTCCGGGGCCATGCAACGATGACGAGGGCTGCCCATCGCCGTCACAGCGTCTGGTTGGCGTTGCGCAGCATCTCGTCGACCGCCGAGATCATCTTCGAATTGATCTCGTAGGCGCGCTGCGTCTCGATCATGTCGACCAGTTCCTCGACCACGTTGACGTTCGAGGCCTCGAGCATGGCCTGGCGGATGTGGCCGCGGCCCTGCTCGCCCGCGATGCCGATCTGCGCCGGGCCGCTTGCCCCGGTCTCGAGCATGAAGTTGTCCGAGGCCGCCTGCAGCCCTTGCGGATTGGTGAAGCTGGCGATGGTGATCTGCCCCAGCTGGGTCGGGTCCGACTGCCCGGCAAGCTGCGCCGAGACGGTGCCGTCCTCCGAGATCGAGATCGTCGTCGCGTCCTCGGGAATGGTGATCGGCGGCTGGACGGCATAGCCCTGGCTGGTCACCAGCAGCCCCTCGGCAGTGCGGCTGAAGTTGCCCGCACGGGTATAGGCGAGCTGGCCGCCGGGCAGGCTGATCTGGAAATAGCCGTCGCCGTCCAGCGCAAGGTCGAGGCTGTTGCCGGTCATCTGCAGCGATCCCTGCACTTCCATGCGCGAGGTCGACTGCACGCCCACCCCGGTGCCGAGATTGAGGCCGATGGCGTAGCTGGTCTCGTTCGAGGACTGCGCGCCTGCCACGCGCGCATCCTGATAGGCGAGCGTCGCGAAGTTGGCGCGGTCGCGCTTGAACGCGGTCGTCGAGACGTTGGCGAGGTTGTTGGCGATCACGCGCATGCGCGTGTCCTGGGCTTCGAGCCCGGTGCGGGCGACCTGAAGGGCGGATGAGGGCATGGGCCTTGTTCCTTGTGCTCAATTCTATTCGATGCGCATCAGCCGCGCGCCGCCCTCGTCGAGCTGGCGGGCGGTGTCGATGAGCTTGGTGCGGATGTCGAAGAGGCGCTGTGCCGCGACCATCTCGACGAGGACTTCGCTGGGGCTGACGTTGGACTGCTCGAGCGCGCCGGGGATCAGCCGCGCGTTCTCGTCGGCGGGGAGCACGCCGAAGGGCTGGCCTGCCCCGCCGGGCACGCGGAACTGGCCGGCCAGCTGCTTGACCACCGCGGAGCCGGTGGTCGAGACCAGCCGCAGCCGGTCGATGCGCTGCGGCGGTTCCTCGGGCGTCGCCGGGTCCTTGACCAGCACGGCGCCGTCGGGGGCGATCGTCACCTTGCCGCCGGGGGGCAGGGTGACCGGGCCGTTCTCGCCCAGCACCGGCAGGCCCTCGCCGTTCTGCAACACGCCGGTCACGGTGATCGAGAGATCGCCGCGCCGGGTATAGGCCTCGCCGCCGTCGCTCGCCTGCACCGCCAGCATCGCATCGCCGCTCAGCGCGACGTCGAGCGGATTGCCGGTATCGACCACCGCGCCGTCCTTCATCGAGGCGCCGCGCACTTCGGCGCTCGAAAGCGCGCGTACTTCGACCTGCGGTCCCTCCAGCGTCATCGGCGTGGCGTTGAGGATCTCGGCCTTGAAGCCGATGGTCTGGGCATTGGCCATGTTGTTGGCGATGACGCGCTCGCAGGTCATCGAGTTGGCCATGCCCGACAGGGCGGTGTAGATCAGGCGGTCCATGTCCGGTTCCTCGGGTCCTGCGTCCGGCGGTCAGGCTCAGTTGCGCAGGTTGATGATCGTCTGCGAGATCTGCGTCGCGGTATCGACCGCCTTGGCATTGGCCTGGAAGTTGCGCTGCGCGGTGATCAGCGAGACCAGCTCCTCGGCGATGTCGACGTTCGAGCGTTCGATCGAACCGGCCATGAGCGCGCCGAACAGCCCGGTGCCCGGCTGGCCGTAGCTTGCCGCACCCGACGTGCCCGAGGCCTGCCAGCTGGCATTGCCCAGCTGCTTGAGCCCGGTCGGGGCGATGAAGGTCCCCAGTGCGACGACGCCGAGGATGTCGTTCTCGCCATCGGCATAGGTCGCGATGACCTGCCCGCTCGAATTGATGGTGACGCCCGCAAATTCCTCGCCCGCGGTGTTGGTCGCCGGGATCTGCACGTCTTGCAGCGTCGTCGTCGAGGTGATCGCACCGGTTGCATCGACCGGGTAGACCTGCAGCCGCGCGTTCTGCGCGTTCCTGATGTAGCCGTTGCCATCGACGGTGAACGAGCCTGCGCGGGTGTACTGGGTCTGGCCCGAAAGCGGGGAGACCACGGTGAAGAAGCCCTCGCCGTTGATCGCGAGGTCGAGCGCGCTGCCGGTCTGCTCGATCGGGCCGAGCGAGAACTCCTGCTTGATCGCGCTCACCCGCGCGCCGATGCCGGTGGTCAGCGCCGGGTCGGTCAGGATCGAGGCCGAGACGATGTCGGCGAAGGCGGTCGAGCTCTTCTTGAAGCCCGAGGTCTCGGCGTTGGCGATGTTGTGCGAGATCACGTTGAGATCGGTCTGGGCGTTCTTCAGGCCGGTCAGCGAGGTATAGTAGGACATGGTCGGGGTCTCCGTGCGAAGGGGTCAGGCGGGCTCGGCCGCAGTGCTGGCGGCAAGCCGGGCGGTGAGGGACGCGAGGGCCTCGCCGGTTGCCGCTTCGGCGCTCACCAGCGTGTCGAGCTTGGCCGAGATGGTCTTGAGCGTGTCGGCCATCTCGGTGGTCCCGGCGAGCGAGGAGAACTGCGCCATCTGCGCCAGCATCTCGGTCTGGTCGGTCGGGTTGAACGGATCCTGCTGCTGCATCTGCGCGAGCATCAGCTTGAGGAAGTCGCCCTGATCGAGATCGGAGAGCGAGGTCTTGGCGCTCGCCGACGAGGCGGTCGTGCCCGTGGCGGCGTTGAGTGCGGTGACGGTCATTTGAGCCTCATCGTTTCGAGCATGAGCTGCTTGGTGGTGGAGAGGGCCTCGACCAGGTTCTGGTACTGGCGCGAGGCCTCGAGCATCTCGACCATCTCGGCGTTCTCATCGACCGGGGCGGCCCAGACGTCGCCGTTGGCATCGGCGAGAGGGTGATCGGGGGTGTGCTCGCGCAGTGCCGCGGCCTGTTCGCGCACCACGCCGCGCAGGTCGACGCTGGCCAAGCCGCTCGCGCGGTCGAAGTCCTCGGCGAAGACCGCGCGGATCGGCTTGTAGGCATCCTCTTCGCTGGCCGCGACGCTGCCTGCGTTGGCGAGGTTGGAGGCCGCCGCGTTCATACGCACCAGCTGGGCCGACATGGCGCGCTGGGCGAGGGTGAAGATCGTCATCGGGGGATTGCCGGGCCCTGCCATCGTCAGTCTCCGCGCAGTGCACGCTTGAGCGTGTCGACCCGGCCACGGATGAATTCAAGCGTGGTCGAATAGCCCAGCGCGTTCTCGGAGAAGGCGAGCTGCTCGTTCTGCAGCTCGACCGTGTTGCCGTCGAGGGCGGGCATCACCGGCACGCGGTAGCGCAGCGCGCCCTCGGCGGCGGAAGCAGGGTCGGTGCCGGTCTCGCTGCGGGCGAGCGCATCGGTGAAGTCGATGTCACGCGCCTTGTAGCCGGGCGTCGCGGCATTGGCGATGTTGGCGGCGATCAGGCCCATGCGCTGCGAACGCAGTTCGAGCGCCCTGCCGTGAATGCCGAAGATCTCGCGTGACATCGCGCCTTCCTTGCTTGTCTGGTGCGCTAGCCTCGTCGGGCGGCGCGTACTGGACGCAGTGTCGCAAGGGGCGTGCCAGATCGTGAGGCCTGCGCGTTTCGCGCGTATGCAGGCGGGGGCGACGACCTTCGGCAAGGGCGGCAGAGAGCAGGGCGGCAAGCGCTTGCCGCTGGTCCGGCAAATTCGCGCCCCTGGCTGAATTGTCGGCGCGCGTGCCGTTCTGCGAGGGGAAAGGAACGCGCACATTGTCCATTCCGCCTGATCCCCCCATCCCGACCATCTCGCCCGACATGCTGGCGCGCAGCCTTGCCGACATCGCCGATCCCGGCGCCGCGCTGATCGTGGTCGGGGGAACCTTGCTGGCGACGCTGCTTCGCTGTGGCATCGGCGATACCGGCGCGGCGCTGGTCTCGCTGCGCCGGCTCGTGCTGCGCCGCCGGTTCAGCGCCGCGCGCCTGCGCGCGCAGCTCGCCGGTCACGTGCAGGACTTGCAGCGCGACGGCGTCATCCGCTCGCAGGCGTCCGAGAGCGGCGATGCCGAGTTCGACGAGGCGACCCGCGCACTCGTCGCCGCGCGCTCGCTCGGCCCGCTGCGCAGCGCGCATCTCGCGCACAAGCGCCGCCGCACCGAGCGCACCATGCGCGCGGTGCGCACCTTCAATCAGGCCGCCGACCTCTCGCCGGTGCTGGGGCTCGCCGGTACGCTCGTTTCGCTCACGCAACTTCCGCAAGGTGGCGCAGCCTCGAGCGCGGGCGGGGACTTTACCGGCGCGATCTCGATGGCGGTGCTGACAACGCTTTACGGTCTGCTGCTCGGCAACATGGTCTTCGCCCCGCTCTCGCGCCTCGTCGCCCGCCGCGCCGCGCAGGAGGAGCGCGCGCGCCAGTCGGTCTACGACTGGCTCGAACAGCAGGCCGCACTCGGCCTGCCGCGCATGCCGCTACCCGAGGCCAGGCCGGTGCAGCGGGCCAGGCCTGCCGCCGAGGTCGCGCCCGCACCGGTGAAAGCCGACGCGGGCGCCGATAAAGCTGCCGGAGAGGACGCGTGAGCGGGCGGGCCACGATGAGCTGGCAGACCTCGCTCGCCGATCTCTCGCTTATCCTGTTCATGGTCACTGCCGCGGCGGTCAGCACGGATACGAAGGCTCCCGCAATGCCTGCCGATGTAAAGCCCGCATCGCCGCAGCCACCCGGCGAGGGGCTCTCGGTCTATCTCGTTCAGCCCGGTATGCCGCCTTTCGCAGAGTGGCTGGCCGCACAGACCCGCGACCCGCGCCAGCAGCTCACGATCACCGCCACTTACGCGCGCGAGGATAGGCGCAGCGCGGTCATGGCCCGCGCGCTTTCGCTTGCGGACGAAGCCGAAGCACAGGGGCTGTCAGCGCGCATCGTCGTCGAGCCGCTGGGCTCCGCATCGGGCGCGACGCCTTTGCGTGCAGTGCTCGCCTTCGATCGATCCGGTGCGCCCTAAATCAGGGGGCACGAAGGCGCGAAGGTACGTGGCACGGTGCTTGCTCTAACCCTGTCACGCCATCCGCACAGGCACGTAGGTCGCGCTAAGCAGGATCTGCAAGCGAGGCTGCGAGTGTCGGGGCTCTGGACAAGGACCGAGATGACTTTCGTACTCGCCATAGCGATGATCGCTGCGCCCGGCACTGCCGGGGCAGGCTTTGCTGACCTCGATGCGATCGACCGGCGTATCGCGGCCTTCACCGGCGCTGCGGTCGGCGCGGTCGGCGGCGCGCAGACCCCGCTCGACCGGCGGCTCCGGTTGCGGCTCTGTCAAGAGCCGCTGGCGCTGACCTGGCGCTCGGCGCGGCAGGACAGTGTCCTGGTGCAGTGCCCCGATCCGGGCGGCTGGCGGCTGTTCGTTCCCGTTGTTCGCCCAGCGGTCTCCGCACCCGCCGCCCCTGTTCCGGCACCCGACGTCATCGCGCGTGGCGATGCGGTTGCTATCGCGGTAAGCGGGCAGGGCTTTACCGTGTCGCAGCCGGGCGAGGCGCTCGAGAGCGGCGCGGTGGGCGAGTGGATAAGAGTGCGCCCCGCCAGCGCCTCGCGCCAGCGCGCCGAGGAGATGCGCGCGCGCGTGATCAGGCCCGGCCTCGTCGCGATACCGCTGCCTTGAGGGTTCCCTGCGGGGCGGCGGTTTCCCTGAAACTGCGCAGTTTTACCCGGCTCGTCCCGAGAAAATCGCAAGGCTGGCTTAAACGCCCGCGAACCACGCCGTCCTGAGAGCAGTCAAACTCAAGGAGCGGTGTAATGGCACCTATCGAACTGGGACCTGCCCGTGCCGTCGGTGCGATCAGCGCCAGGCTGACCCGCACCGCGGGCGGCGAGGAGCAGGCCACGACCTCCGGCGCATCCACGCGCCAACCCGATACCGAAACCCCCGCCGTCGCCCCGACGAGCCCGGTCCAGACCAGCGGCGCGCTCGATGCGGGCGAGGCCCCGGTCGAGGCCGATCGTGTCGCGGTGATCCGCAAGGCGGTCGAATCGGGCACATACCCGGTGATCCCGACGCGTATCGCCGATGCCATCATAGCTGCGGGCGTATTGCTGCGGAGCCCCAAGTGATGACCGCCCGGGCGATCACGCCGACCGGCACACGCCATCATGGCCAGCTGCGCGAGACCTTGCGGCAGATGCTTGCCGTGCTCGAGAGCGAGCGGCAGGCGCTTGCCGGGCTCGACCTCGACGGCATCGTCGGGGCGACGCGCGACAAGGAGCGCCTGTGCGGCACGCTCGGCGCGGCCGCGCCGGGTGTCGGCGGGGGCATGGCAGGGGCGTTCGACCTCGACGAGGAATGCCGCACGATGCTCGACACCGCGCGGCGCCTCAACGAGGTCAACCGGCAGGTACGCAACCTGCTCGCGGCCAACGTCAGCCGTCGTCTCGACGCGCTGACCGGCTCGCCGCGGCTCTATCATGGCGGGTCGGGCTATGCCGTCGCGGGTGTGCGGGCCTGAGCCGTGCCGGTGGCGGGGCCGGGCGCGGGGGCGTCTGGCACGGCCCTTGCTCACCGCCGGAGCATGATCATGCCCGCGGAGCCGCGTCTTGAGTGACCCCCGTCTTCCTTCTGCCTCCGGCCTTCCTCCTGCCTCGGTGTCCGGCGCGAAGATGCACGGCGCGCGCGACAGTGCATCGCAGGCGGCCATCGCCCGCGCGTCCGACGCGACCGGTGTCGACTTTCGCTATCTGCTCGCGCAAGCGCGCATCGAATCGAGCCTCGATCCCTCGGCGCGCGCGGCAACTTCCAGCGCGGCCGGGCTCTACCAGTTCACCGATGCCACCTGGCTCGAGACGCTCGCTCGCCATGCCGGCAGTCATGGCATGGACTGGGTCAGCCGCACGATCGCGGGCGGAGGGCTTGCCGACCCGGCCATGCGCGCGAGCGTCATGGGGCTGCGCTACGATGCCGGGGCCTCGGCGCAGATGGCCGCCGAGCTCGCGCGCGACA is a window of Novosphingobium aureum DNA encoding:
- a CDS encoding flagellar protein FlgN encodes the protein MTARAITPTGTRHHGQLRETLRQMLAVLESERQALAGLDLDGIVGATRDKERLCGTLGAAAPGVGGGMAGAFDLDEECRTMLDTARRLNEVNRQVRNLLAANVSRRLDALTGSPRLYHGGSGYAVAGVRA
- a CDS encoding flagella basal body P-ring formation protein FlgA, with translation MTFVLAIAMIAAPGTAGAGFADLDAIDRRIAAFTGAAVGAVGGAQTPLDRRLRLRLCQEPLALTWRSARQDSVLVQCPDPGGWRLFVPVVRPAVSAPAAPVPAPDVIARGDAVAIAVSGQGFTVSQPGEALESGAVGEWIRVRPASASRQRAEEMRARVIRPGLVAIPLP
- a CDS encoding flagellar basal body rod protein FlgB, with translation MSREIFGIHGRALELRSQRMGLIAANIANAATPGYKARDIDFTDALARSETGTDPASAAEGALRYRVPVMPALDGNTVELQNEQLAFSENALGYSTTLEFIRGRVDTLKRALRGD
- the flgC gene encoding flagellar basal body rod protein FlgC, with translation MTIFTLAQRAMSAQLVRMNAAASNLANAGSVAASEEDAYKPIRAVFAEDFDRASGLASVDLRGVVREQAAALREHTPDHPLADANGDVWAAPVDENAEMVEMLEASRQYQNLVEALSTTKQLMLETMRLK
- a CDS encoding flagellar hook-basal body complex protein, coding for MSYYTSLTGLKNAQTDLNVISHNIANAETSGFKKSSTAFADIVSASILTDPALTTGIGARVSAIKQEFSLGPIEQTGSALDLAINGEGFFTVVSPLSGQTQYTRAGSFTVDGNGYIRNAQNARLQVYPVDATGAITSTTTLQDVQIPATNTAGEEFAGVTINSSGQVIATYADGENDILGVVALGTFIAPTGLKQLGNASWQASGTSGAASYGQPGTGLFGALMAGSIERSNVDIAEELVSLITAQRNFQANAKAVDTATQISQTIINLRN
- a CDS encoding MotA/TolQ/ExbB proton channel family protein: MSIPPDPPIPTISPDMLARSLADIADPGAALIVVGGTLLATLLRCGIGDTGAALVSLRRLVLRRRFSAARLRAQLAGHVQDLQRDGVIRSQASESGDAEFDEATRALVAARSLGPLRSAHLAHKRRRTERTMRAVRTFNQAADLSPVLGLAGTLVSLTQLPQGGAASSAGGDFTGAISMAVLTTLYGLLLGNMVFAPLSRLVARRAAQEERARQSVYDWLEQQAALGLPRMPLPEARPVQRARPAAEVAPAPVKADAGADKAAGEDA
- a CDS encoding flagellar biosynthesis anti-sigma factor FlgM; amino-acid sequence: MAPIELGPARAVGAISARLTRTAGGEEQATTSGASTRQPDTETPAVAPTSPVQTSGALDAGEAPVEADRVAVIRKAVESGTYPVIPTRIADAIIAAGVLLRSPK
- a CDS encoding flagellar hook assembly protein FlgD codes for the protein MTVTALNAATGTTASSASAKTSLSDLDQGDFLKLMLAQMQQQDPFNPTDQTEMLAQMAQFSSLAGTTEMADTLKTISAKLDTLVSAEAATGEALASLTARLAASTAAEPA
- a CDS encoding flagellar basal body rod protein FlgF, with protein sequence MDRLIYTALSGMANSMTCERVIANNMANAQTIGFKAEILNATPMTLEGPQVEVRALSSAEVRGASMKDGAVVDTGNPLDVALSGDAMLAVQASDGGEAYTRRGDLSITVTGVLQNGEGLPVLGENGPVTLPPGGKVTIAPDGAVLVKDPATPEEPPQRIDRLRLVSTTGSAVVKQLAGQFRVPGGAGQPFGVLPADENARLIPGALEQSNVSPSEVLVEMVAAQRLFDIRTKLIDTARQLDEGGARLMRIE